The genomic segment CCTGTCGCCCAGATGTAAGTCGAAGTAAGGGAGGACGAAAGAAATCCACTACTGCGTTTTCTGTTGGGCAGGAAGCCTACACGCTCTCCGCAAGGTCAGTGTAGGTAGTTCACCGCCAGAAACCAGGCCGCCAAACTGAGTCACCGCTATTGTAAAAGTGTAATCTGCCATAACCTAAAAATTGTCCGTGAGATTTTTCACCTGTAGGAAAAGCCGTAACTCCAAACAGATAAACACCACTACTGCGGGGATTTTGCCAAGGTTTTAAACCAATGGTAATGGTTTTACCGGGAGACACTGGCGGGTCAAATGTCAAGGTGATTGTCCTGGTTTTGCGATCGCCTGTTACAGTTTGTAATGCTACCTTTTGTCCCTTACCAGAAGGTTTACCTTCAAAAGCCACACTGTCGTTTAAATCAAAAGTAATATTGTCTACACCTTCGTGCTGATTAATCGCTAGGCTTTGTAGTGGTTCACCCGCATTTTCTGGCAAACTGATTGTAAAGTAATATGTCGCACCCCAGGCGTAAATCTCGTTATAAGTAGTGACGGTATTAACTAACCGGGGTGGTTGTGCAAAATACACTGTGCCATCTTGTAATTGAATGGCGTAACTTGGCAGGAGATAGCCCTTGATTAAGGTTATGCTGGCGATCGCTGCACCCAATAATACTTTAGGACGCATAAATTTTTGGGATGGTTACTTAATTTATATTGTAAGTTGAGTGCGTCGTGCCTGTATTATTGCCATCATCTTCAGCATTAAACAAGCACAAGCATAAATATTTTTATTACATCTTTGTTACTTATTTCTGGTCTTAGTTAATACTATTTTGCAAAATTTAATTGATATTTGTTGTCAAAGTTACTCTTAAAGTTAGAAACTAAGAGTAAAAGCACAGTAATTATTTCGTATTATGAATACACTTTCTACATTTGCATTCAAGCGGTCAATTTGGCAACCCGCCATTATGTTGACCTTGGGTTTTTGGTTAAGTGCTAGTCTGATTTTAGATTGGGTAATAATGCCTACCCTTTATTTTTCTGGCATGATGAATGAAGCTGGTTTTACTACAGCAGGCTACGCAATTTTTTGGAATTTTAATCGCATAGAGTTGTTATCGGCGGCGATCATTTTAACTGGTGTATTGGCTTTGAGTAAAACTCAACATAACTGGCATCCTAACACTATTGTGTTTGCGGTTATTTTACTCACAGTATCTCTTCTAGAAACTTATTTTTTAACTCCCAATATGTGCGCGGCTGGTGTTCATCTCAATTTGTTTGAAACATCCACAATTCCCGCAGCAATGGATTTATTACATGGTGGTTACTGGGTATTGGATGCAGTGAAGCTGTTGACTGGCGGAATATTGTTAGGTCAATGCTGGCGGATGCAGGCTGAATAATAGGGAATTGGGAGTCGATAACAGGAAACTCACCTACAGCAGATTCGATGTTTATGAGTTACAGCAACTGATTGAAAAAAGTAATGAGTCAGAAATTTACTTATTACTCACTACTTATTACTCATGGTGTACCTCACTAACTTCAAAAGTGCTACAAATATTGTCTTTGAATTGAAAAACTAATCCGTCGGTGAAAATTGAAGGTAAAAAAACCCCAGCTTTTTAGAAAAACTGGGGTTCTCATTTTTTAGTCAAAATTTATTAAATTGATTCTGACTGCTTCTTCAAGGTGTTTATTCCGATTCGGGTGATTCTTCATTGTTAAAAAATAATAACCTTGCAGCCAGAATTGCAAAACCTACAGCCGCGATCGCTTTTAATATCCGTGTAGGTAATAACTCTGCAACTGCACCGCCAGCCAATGCGCCTAAAAGGCTAGTCAATAATAACGCGCCTGCTGTGCCAAAAAATATCGCCTTTTGAGATTGACCACGGCTAGAAAGTGCGATCGCCGCTAACTGGCTTTTGTCACCTAATTCTGATAAAAAAACTGTAATAAAGCTTAGTCCTAAAAGATGCCAATCCATAATGTTAAGGGGAGTAGGGAATGGTGAGTGGGGAATAGGGATATAAATTAACCTTGCAATACATCCCAAAACAGCATGACGGAAATTAACAGCAACATGACTCCGGCGGATTTTTCTACAGTTTTGGGACTGAGGCGGCTAGATATCCAACTTCCTAAAAGCACACCTAGTAAACTTGTGCTGATTAATGCAGCCGCAGACCCCAGAAACACTACCCAAGGCGCGTGAGATTCTGCACTCATTAATAAGGTTGATAGCTGGGTTTTATCACCAATTTCTGCGAGAAATATCGTAATGAATGTTGTGCTGAAAACAACAAATGTCGATTCTCGCTTTTTGGGACTTTCCGTAATTACAGATTGCAGAGGCTCAATATTTGCAGCATCCAGTTGAGATTTAGCGTTTTCTTTTAATTCTGGCAGGTCTTTCGCAGAAATAACCACAGGCGCAGTGTCAAGTTTCACAGGCAGTATTTTTGTTACTAGGAGTTTTTCATATTTTTCTCATTTTCTCAGATATTTGTCATAAATTGCAACTATTAACTGATATATTTTTGAGAAAAACAGGACTTACGCACAAAGATTGTCTATGAAGATTGGGTGTAAGGGTGTAAGGGTGTGTGGCTTAAGGGTTTTAGATATATACACCCCTATACCCTGTACCCTTGCACCCTCGCCAAAACCCTTGATTTTTCGTTTTTATGCGTAAGTCCTAAAAAACCCAGTCGCTGTTTAACCTGTTCCCAACTGGAACCCCGGTTTGGGTTTTGTCAATGTAGTTCTAAGCGTCTATCCAATTCTTGTTTTTGCTCCTCACTCAGATATGCTGAGTTCAGAAATATCAACTTTGTTATTTGCGATTTATTGACTAATATCTGTAATTTTAAGTCCATTTTGGGCTGGCATTAAAATGAAGCAAGTAGTATTAGAAACCTTTGTAAATCAAGGCTTAGAAACTTCTTTGTCACTTTTTGATCAAGTTAAAACCCTATCACAAGATTTTGCGACTCGCGCCGCAGTGCATGATAAAGATGGTTCATTTCCTTTTGAAAATTTTACGGCGCTGCATCAAGCAAGACTGTTGGGTTTAACTATTCCCTGTGATTTGGGTGGACAGGATTTAGGGCTGGCTAGTATTTGTCAAGTTATTGAGGGGATAGCCAGTGGTGATGCTTCTACGGCTTTAGTGTTGAATATGCACTATTTACAACATGCTAAAGCTAATCGTAGTCGTTCCTGGCATCCTGAAGTATACAAGAAAGTTTGTCGGGAAGCGATCGCCAACTCCGCCCTCATCAACGCCGCCCGTGTAGAACCAGAGTTAGGTACACCAGCCAGAGGCGGTTTACCAGCAACAACCGCCCAAAAAACACCACAAGGCTGGCTGTTAACTGGACATAAACAATACACCACAGGTAGTCCAATTCTCAGCTACTTTGTGGTTTGGGCAAAAACAGATGAAGATGAACCCCAAGTTGGTAATTTTTTAGTTCCTTGTGATTTACCTGGGTTGCGAATTGTCGAAACTTGGGATCATTTGGGAATGAGAGCAACTGGGAGTCATGATTTAATCTTAGAAAATGTCCTAATTCCCGATGAATATGCTTTAGATATTCGTCCTGTTTCTATTAAATCACCACCAGAACCGATGACAGCCGTGTGGAATAGCTTGACATTGAGTGCTTTGTATTTAGGAGTTGCCACAGCTGGGCGAGACTGGTTAATAGAATACCTGGGCGATCGCACTCCGTCAAATTTGGGAACACCACTTGCTAGTTTGTCACGCTTTCAAATAGCTGTCGGTGAAATCGAAGCACTGCTGTATGCTAACCGCCAACTAATTTACAACTTAGCCCAAGCAGTTGACAAAGGCGAGTTTGAACCTAATGTAGAATTACACGCACAAGCTGTAAAATATCTCAGCACCACCAACTCAATTCGTGCAGTAGAAATTGGTTTAGAACTTATCGGTAATCCTGGATTAATGAAGAAGAATCCTTTAGAAAGACATTATCGTGATGTTTTGTGCAGTCGTATTCACACACCACAAAATGATGTGATTTGTCAATCTTTAGGAAAAGCAGTACTTAATAAAAGTGCTGAGTGCTGAGTTGAAAGTGCTGTGAAATAAAACCTCTCTTAAAAAGTTTAAGAGAGGTTATTGATGGAGTTTTATCAAACAGTTGGCAAGTGATACTAATTCTGTATGAAGATGCACAGAATCTTAAGAAACAAACCGCGAAGAGAGCCAAGGATTTAGAGTAAGGCGTAACGCACCGAAAACTTTGCGTAGATGCGTTACGCTGTCGCTAATACATCCTACGTACTGAGCATTGAGCGTTCGCGTAGCGTCAGTCGAAATGCGTCTTCTAAGATAATTATGTCCACTTACTTAAATTATTCCTTGACCTCTACCGCGTTTGTCACCTTTTTCTGTTAATTCGCCTGCTTTATCTTCATTGACTTCTTGAAGTTCGTTCATTCGTTGTGTGCTATCTTCGGCGGCTTCTTGACGTGCATCACCAGGAACTTCGTAATACATTTCTGGTTCAACTGCGTAGTTATTTAATAAACCTTCTTTATCTACTGTGTAACCGTCTGTAGTGTGGATACTTTCTGCGTCGGTTTGGTCATCAGTAGAGGCTGCTGCTTCTCTTTCTTCTGTGGGTAATGTTTTATATAAATCTCCTTCTCTTTCTTTCCGAGCAGCAGTTTCAGCAGGTATAATGCCTCTATCATAAGTATCTACTTCTGCTCTTTCGGATGAATCTACTGCTTTTTTAAATTTTTCATTAGCCATAATTTATGCCCTCGAATTTAAAGAAAAGTATGTTGTTTCATAGCTTCGAGAACTAGATTAGAATGTTGCCGCAAGTATATCTACTATCTTGAGAATAGATTTAAATCAAAAAATTATATTGCTTCTATATCTTGAGATGTATAGCAGTGGAGAGGTTGACAATTTCTAGATTTAATCAAGTTGCTGTAGAGACGTTGTAAGTAGGTAGACACAATTATTTATTTATAAGACGCATTTCGACTCCTTTCTCCTGCGGAGACGCTAACGCGAACGACTACGCTCAAGGCAAGTCGCTCAATGCTCAGTAGCCTTACTAAAAAAGGGTTGAGCGAAGTTACATCCGTTTGGTGAGCGTAGTCGAACCACTGCCTTCTGCTATATCTATAGGACTTACGCAGACTCTACGATTTCTTGGCGTTCTCGGCGACTTGGCGGTACCCTGCGGGAAGCCGCTTCGCGTCTACGATAAATTAAGCCTTTCGAGAATTTTTGCGTAAGTCCTGATCTACCTTAACTTCCTATTTTGGTTCTTGTTGTTTACTATGTTCTCGTAGCTGCTGTAATAACTTTTCTTGGGAGGTATTCAGCGTTTCTAAAGTGGTAGTTTGAGGTTCTTTTTCTAAAGTTTTGATAACAGGATTTGTCGAATTAATTAA from the Aulosira sp. FACHB-615 genome contains:
- a CDS encoding DUF2808 domain-containing protein gives rise to the protein MRPKVLLGAAIASITLIKGYLLPSYAIQLQDGTVYFAQPPRLVNTVTTYNEIYAWGATYYFTISLPENAGEPLQSLAINQHEGVDNITFDLNDSVAFEGKPSGKGQKVALQTVTGDRKTRTITLTFDPPVSPGKTITIGLKPWQNPRSSGVYLFGVTAFPTGEKSHGQFLGYGRLHFYNSGDSVWRPGFWR
- a CDS encoding DUF4149 domain-containing protein, whose amino-acid sequence is MNTLSTFAFKRSIWQPAIMLTLGFWLSASLILDWVIMPTLYFSGMMNEAGFTTAGYAIFWNFNRIELLSAAIILTGVLALSKTQHNWHPNTIVFAVILLTVSLLETYFLTPNMCAAGVHLNLFETSTIPAAMDLLHGGYWVLDAVKLLTGGILLGQCWRMQAE
- a CDS encoding TMEM165/GDT1 family protein; this translates as MDWHLLGLSFITVFLSELGDKSQLAAIALSSRGQSQKAIFFGTAGALLLTSLLGALAGGAVAELLPTRILKAIAAVGFAILAARLLFFNNEESPESE
- a CDS encoding TMEM165/GDT1 family protein; translation: MKLDTAPVVISAKDLPELKENAKSQLDAANIEPLQSVITESPKKRESTFVVFSTTFITIFLAEIGDKTQLSTLLMSAESHAPWVVFLGSAAALISTSLLGVLLGSWISSRLSPKTVEKSAGVMLLLISVMLFWDVLQG
- a CDS encoding acyl-CoA dehydrogenase family protein → MKQVVLETFVNQGLETSLSLFDQVKTLSQDFATRAAVHDKDGSFPFENFTALHQARLLGLTIPCDLGGQDLGLASICQVIEGIASGDASTALVLNMHYLQHAKANRSRSWHPEVYKKVCREAIANSALINAARVEPELGTPARGGLPATTAQKTPQGWLLTGHKQYTTGSPILSYFVVWAKTDEDEPQVGNFLVPCDLPGLRIVETWDHLGMRATGSHDLILENVLIPDEYALDIRPVSIKSPPEPMTAVWNSLTLSALYLGVATAGRDWLIEYLGDRTPSNLGTPLASLSRFQIAVGEIEALLYANRQLIYNLAQAVDKGEFEPNVELHAQAVKYLSTTNSIRAVEIGLELIGNPGLMKKNPLERHYRDVLCSRIHTPQNDVICQSLGKAVLNKSAEC